One window of Epinephelus fuscoguttatus linkage group LG9, E.fuscoguttatus.final_Chr_v1 genomic DNA carries:
- the bbs7 gene encoding Bardet-Biedl syndrome 7 protein isoform X1 — MEIHLNRVDYIQVGVTSQKTMRLLPALGKKATQKVAVADHDGILTCFGMKKGEAVPVFKTLPGQKIARMDLGGAAGTPQEKIFVCSGSQVRGFTKKGKQFLTFDANLTESINAMHVSGADLFVCASYIYNHYCDCKDQDYYLSGDKINDITCLSSENLTRLIPVLACQDRVLRVLQGSELAYDIEVPGPPSVLEQYNKDGGEEILYGTTDGKIGLVQIDESSAATKWEIDNDKKKGGILCIDTHDIIGDGVNDILVGRDDGTVEVYGFDSTNGPTLRFEHVLSESVTSIQGGCVGKESYDEVLTATYTGWVTGLTTEPQKAEAGPGDEVRMSKETQSKVEALRAELEQLQVKVLQGREQYQQTSQSSTAVSAVPIFSINDKFTLCQDDASYSLTLEVQTAIDNLLLQSDVPIDLLDVDKNSAVVSFSECDSEQPNGNFLLATYRCQANTTRLELKVRSIEGQYGTLQAYITPRLQPKTCQVRQYQIKPLSLHQRTHIIDQDRPMNRLSLVGQFSFAEIHSWVVFCLPEVPEKTPAGESITFYFHNTFLGTQLEATYCKGEGHFRSDNISTISILSDVLSKEATKRKINLNISYDINDDSVSHTLKMIHPKLEYQLLLARKVQLIDALKELQVHEGNADFLIPEYRDILDDSTNLLEEYKKQPAHLERLYGMITDLFIDKFKFKGQNVKTKVSSLLEILDNYDLNSLLDFFNEA; from the exons GTTGGTGTGACATCCCAGAAAACAATGAGGCTGCTTCCAGcactgggaaaaaaagcaaccCAAAAG GTTGCTGTTGCTGATCATGATGGTATACTGACATGTTTTGGGATGAAGAAGGGAGAAGCAGTG CCCGTGTTTAAAACACTTCCCGGGCAGAAAATAGCCAGAATGGACCttggaggagctgcaggaaCTCCTCAGGAGAAGATCTTCGTTTGCTCTGGTTCTCAGGTCCGAGGATTTACCAAGAAAGGCAAACAGTTCCTCACCTTTGACGCCAACCTTACTGAGAGCATTAATGCCAT GCACGTCTCAGGCGCTGACCTCTTTGTGTGTGCAAGTTACATCTACAACCATTACTGTGACTGCAAGGACCAAGACTACTACCTCTCCGGAGACAAaatcaatgacatcacatgtttgTCCTCAGAAAACCTGACTCGCCTCATCCCAGTCCTGGCCTGCCAAGATCGGGTTCTCAGAGTCCTGCAG gggtcTGAGCTCGCCTATGACATTGAAGTCCCTGGCCCTCCATCTGTCTTGGAACAGTacaacaaagatggag GAGAGGAAATCCTCTACGGAACAACGGATGGcaaaataggattggtccagaTCGATGAGTCCTCAGCTGCGACCAAATGGGAGATTgacaatgacaaaaagaaaggag GAATTCTTTGCATTGACACTCATGACATTATTGGAGACGGAGTGAACGACATCCTGGTGGGCAGAGATGACGGGACAGTTGAGGTCTATGGTTTTGACAGCACCAATGGGCCCACGTTACGCTTTGAGCAT GTGTTGTCAGAGAGCGTCACTTCAATCCAGGGTGGCTGTGTGGGGAAGGAGTCTTATGATGAGGTCTTGACTGCTACTTACACAG GATGGGTGACAGGTTTGACCACTGAGCCCCAGAAGGCTGAGGCCGGCCCTGGAGACGAGGTCAGGATGAGTAAGGAGACTCAGTCCAAAGTGGAGGCACTCAG GGCAGAGCTGGAGCAGCTGCAGGTCAAAGTCCTGCAGGGCCGTGAGCAGTACCAGCAGACCTCCCAGTCGAGCACAGCCGTCTCTGCTGTGCCCATCTTCAGCATCAATGACAAGTTCACACTCTGCCAGGATGATGCCAGCTACAGCCTCACTCTGGAGGTGCAGACTGCCATCGACAATCTGCTGCTCCAG AGTGACGTCCCCATAGACCTGCTGGATGTGGATAAGAATTCAGCTGTTGTCAGTTTCAGTGAATGTGATTCAGAG CAGCCTAATGGAAACTTCCTCCTAGCCACGTACAGATGCCAGGCTAACACTACAAGACTCGAGCTCAAG GTGAGATCCATCGAGGGACAGTATGGGACCCTGCAGGCTTACATTACCCCCAGACTGCAACCCAAGACATGCCAGGTCCGACAGTACCAGATCAAACCCCTGTCCCTCCACCAGCGGACACACATTATCGACCAAGACAG GCCCATGAACAGGCTCAGTCTGGTGGGACAGTTCAGTTTTGCTGAGATTCACTCCTGGGTGGTTTTCTGTTTGCCAGAGGTGCCTGAGAAAACACCAGCAGGAGAGAGCATCACTTTCTATTTCCACAACACTTTTCTTGGGACACAGCTTGAAGCCACCTACTG CAAAGGGGAGGGTCACTTCAGGTCAGACAACATCTCTACCATCTCCATACTGAGTGATGTTCTCTCTAAAGAAGCCACCAAGAGGAAAATCAACCTGAACATTTCATATG ATATCAATGACGACTCTGTGAGCCACACTCTGAAGATGATCCATCCAAAGCTGGAGTACCAGCTGTTGTTGGCTAGAAAAGTTCAGCTTATTGATGCACTTAAA GAGCTTCAGGTTCACGAGGGGAACGCTGACTTCCTCATCCCGGAGTATCGTGACATCTTGGATGACTCCACTAATCTCCTCGAGGAGTACAAGAAGCAGCCAGCGCATCTTGAGAGGCTTTATG GAATGATCACAGACCTCTTCATCGACAAATTCAAGTTCAAAGGCCAGAATGTGAAAACCAAGGTGTCCTCGCTGCTGGAGATACTTGATAATTATGACTTAAATTCTCTGTTAGACTTTTTCAACGAGGCGTGA
- the bbs7 gene encoding Bardet-Biedl syndrome 7 protein isoform X2: protein MEIHLNRVDYIQVGVTSQKTMRLLPALGKKATQKVAVADHDGILTCFGMKKGEAVPVFKTLPGQKIARMDLGGAAGTPQEKIFVCSGSQVRGFTKKGKQFLTFDANLTESINAMHVSGADLFVCASYIYNHYCDCKDQDYYLSGDKINDITCLSSENLTRLIPVLACQDRVLRVLQGSELAYDIEVPGPPSVLEQYNKDGGEEILYGTTDGKIGLVQIDESSAATKWEIDNDKKKGGILCIDTHDIIGDGVNDILVGRDDGTVEVYGFDSTNGPTLRFEHVLSESVTSIQGGCVGKESYDEVLTATYTGWVTGLTTEPQKAEAGPGDEVRMSKETQSKVEALRAELEQLQVKVLQGREQYQQTSQSSTAVSAVPIFSINDKFTLCQDDASYSLTLEVQTAIDNLLLQSDVPIDLLDVDKNSAVVSFSECDSEPNGNFLLATYRCQANTTRLELKVRSIEGQYGTLQAYITPRLQPKTCQVRQYQIKPLSLHQRTHIIDQDRPMNRLSLVGQFSFAEIHSWVVFCLPEVPEKTPAGESITFYFHNTFLGTQLEATYCKGEGHFRSDNISTISILSDVLSKEATKRKINLNISYDINDDSVSHTLKMIHPKLEYQLLLARKVQLIDALKELQVHEGNADFLIPEYRDILDDSTNLLEEYKKQPAHLERLYGMITDLFIDKFKFKGQNVKTKVSSLLEILDNYDLNSLLDFFNEA, encoded by the exons GTTGGTGTGACATCCCAGAAAACAATGAGGCTGCTTCCAGcactgggaaaaaaagcaaccCAAAAG GTTGCTGTTGCTGATCATGATGGTATACTGACATGTTTTGGGATGAAGAAGGGAGAAGCAGTG CCCGTGTTTAAAACACTTCCCGGGCAGAAAATAGCCAGAATGGACCttggaggagctgcaggaaCTCCTCAGGAGAAGATCTTCGTTTGCTCTGGTTCTCAGGTCCGAGGATTTACCAAGAAAGGCAAACAGTTCCTCACCTTTGACGCCAACCTTACTGAGAGCATTAATGCCAT GCACGTCTCAGGCGCTGACCTCTTTGTGTGTGCAAGTTACATCTACAACCATTACTGTGACTGCAAGGACCAAGACTACTACCTCTCCGGAGACAAaatcaatgacatcacatgtttgTCCTCAGAAAACCTGACTCGCCTCATCCCAGTCCTGGCCTGCCAAGATCGGGTTCTCAGAGTCCTGCAG gggtcTGAGCTCGCCTATGACATTGAAGTCCCTGGCCCTCCATCTGTCTTGGAACAGTacaacaaagatggag GAGAGGAAATCCTCTACGGAACAACGGATGGcaaaataggattggtccagaTCGATGAGTCCTCAGCTGCGACCAAATGGGAGATTgacaatgacaaaaagaaaggag GAATTCTTTGCATTGACACTCATGACATTATTGGAGACGGAGTGAACGACATCCTGGTGGGCAGAGATGACGGGACAGTTGAGGTCTATGGTTTTGACAGCACCAATGGGCCCACGTTACGCTTTGAGCAT GTGTTGTCAGAGAGCGTCACTTCAATCCAGGGTGGCTGTGTGGGGAAGGAGTCTTATGATGAGGTCTTGACTGCTACTTACACAG GATGGGTGACAGGTTTGACCACTGAGCCCCAGAAGGCTGAGGCCGGCCCTGGAGACGAGGTCAGGATGAGTAAGGAGACTCAGTCCAAAGTGGAGGCACTCAG GGCAGAGCTGGAGCAGCTGCAGGTCAAAGTCCTGCAGGGCCGTGAGCAGTACCAGCAGACCTCCCAGTCGAGCACAGCCGTCTCTGCTGTGCCCATCTTCAGCATCAATGACAAGTTCACACTCTGCCAGGATGATGCCAGCTACAGCCTCACTCTGGAGGTGCAGACTGCCATCGACAATCTGCTGCTCCAG AGTGACGTCCCCATAGACCTGCTGGATGTGGATAAGAATTCAGCTGTTGTCAGTTTCAGTGAATGTGATTCAGAG CCTAATGGAAACTTCCTCCTAGCCACGTACAGATGCCAGGCTAACACTACAAGACTCGAGCTCAAG GTGAGATCCATCGAGGGACAGTATGGGACCCTGCAGGCTTACATTACCCCCAGACTGCAACCCAAGACATGCCAGGTCCGACAGTACCAGATCAAACCCCTGTCCCTCCACCAGCGGACACACATTATCGACCAAGACAG GCCCATGAACAGGCTCAGTCTGGTGGGACAGTTCAGTTTTGCTGAGATTCACTCCTGGGTGGTTTTCTGTTTGCCAGAGGTGCCTGAGAAAACACCAGCAGGAGAGAGCATCACTTTCTATTTCCACAACACTTTTCTTGGGACACAGCTTGAAGCCACCTACTG CAAAGGGGAGGGTCACTTCAGGTCAGACAACATCTCTACCATCTCCATACTGAGTGATGTTCTCTCTAAAGAAGCCACCAAGAGGAAAATCAACCTGAACATTTCATATG ATATCAATGACGACTCTGTGAGCCACACTCTGAAGATGATCCATCCAAAGCTGGAGTACCAGCTGTTGTTGGCTAGAAAAGTTCAGCTTATTGATGCACTTAAA GAGCTTCAGGTTCACGAGGGGAACGCTGACTTCCTCATCCCGGAGTATCGTGACATCTTGGATGACTCCACTAATCTCCTCGAGGAGTACAAGAAGCAGCCAGCGCATCTTGAGAGGCTTTATG GAATGATCACAGACCTCTTCATCGACAAATTCAAGTTCAAAGGCCAGAATGTGAAAACCAAGGTGTCCTCGCTGCTGGAGATACTTGATAATTATGACTTAAATTCTCTGTTAGACTTTTTCAACGAGGCGTGA